In Streptomyces hawaiiensis, one genomic interval encodes:
- a CDS encoding ABC transporter substrate-binding protein: MPGHRTKRFCASAAALALCALLAGCGGTGESAGGKVVLRYTWWGNPDRAERTEQAVALFEKQHPDVDVTTSFSGYDAYKQKLATQAAGGDAPDVMQLDYRQIDQYASGGVLLDLAKQKAVLRTSEIDQGLLATGRVDDVQYAIPQGRGTETVAYDVRTWKKSGVPLPGGSWTWSRWADTMRALAKKTGKPGATDPGQSEDAFEVWLRGQGKALYTEDGGLGFTTDDLTRWWTFTDQLRREGAVSPAEQTTQLDGSVENTPLGRGESVTDANWDAPASGFLALVPTGVALAPMPSGEDGTPGQYFKPSMFLGVSANTGHPKEAAQLVDFMINDREAAKILGASRGIPVNETIRDEIGPRLKDFDKTIAVYQASLEGKLKDPPQAPPSGDNALQSTFQRDYDQVSYARMSPREAAENYVTEAKAELRS, encoded by the coding sequence ATGCCCGGACACAGGACAAAGAGGTTCTGCGCGTCGGCCGCCGCACTGGCACTGTGTGCCCTGCTGGCGGGCTGCGGAGGAACCGGGGAGTCCGCCGGCGGCAAGGTCGTGCTGCGCTACACGTGGTGGGGTAATCCCGACCGCGCGGAACGCACCGAGCAGGCCGTCGCGCTGTTCGAGAAACAGCACCCCGACGTCGACGTGACGACGTCGTTCTCCGGCTACGACGCCTACAAACAGAAGCTCGCCACCCAGGCCGCCGGCGGTGACGCCCCGGACGTGATGCAGCTGGACTACCGCCAGATCGACCAGTACGCCTCCGGCGGCGTCCTGCTCGACCTGGCGAAACAGAAGGCCGTCCTGCGCACCTCCGAGATCGACCAGGGCCTGCTCGCCACCGGCCGCGTCGACGACGTCCAGTACGCGATCCCGCAGGGCCGCGGCACCGAGACCGTCGCCTACGACGTGCGGACCTGGAAGAAGTCGGGCGTCCCCCTGCCCGGCGGGAGCTGGACCTGGAGCCGGTGGGCGGACACCATGCGCGCCCTGGCGAAGAAGACCGGCAAACCGGGGGCGACCGACCCGGGCCAGAGCGAGGACGCCTTCGAGGTCTGGCTGCGCGGCCAGGGCAAGGCCCTCTACACCGAGGACGGAGGACTGGGCTTCACCACCGACGACCTCACCCGCTGGTGGACCTTCACCGACCAGCTGCGCCGCGAGGGCGCCGTCTCGCCCGCCGAGCAGACCACCCAGCTCGACGGCTCCGTCGAGAACACCCCCCTGGGGCGCGGCGAGTCCGTCACCGACGCCAACTGGGACGCCCCGGCCAGCGGTTTCCTCGCCCTCGTACCGACCGGCGTCGCCCTCGCGCCCATGCCGTCCGGCGAGGACGGCACACCCGGCCAGTACTTCAAGCCGTCGATGTTCCTCGGCGTCTCGGCGAACACCGGCCATCCCAAGGAGGCGGCGCAGCTCGTCGACTTCATGATCAACGACCGGGAGGCCGCGAAGATCCTCGGTGCGAGCCGCGGCATCCCCGTCAACGAGACGATCCGTGACGAGATCGGCCCGCGGCTGAAGGACTTCGACAAGACCATCGCCGTCTACCAGGCATCCCTGGAGGGCAAGCTCAAGGACCCGCCCCAGGCGCCGCCCTCGGGCGACAACGCCCTGCAGAGCACCTTCCAGCGCGACTACGACCAGGTGTCCTACGCGCGCATGTCACCCCGCGAGGCGGCCGAGAACTACGTCACCGAGGCGAAGGCGGAGCTGAGGTCATGA
- a CDS encoding hydrophobic protein, with protein sequence MVPLLLVLLLALVLFGAGFALKALWWIAVIVLVAWLLGFVLRSADSGGRRGRWYRW encoded by the coding sequence ATGGTTCCCCTGCTTCTCGTCCTGCTGCTGGCTCTGGTTCTTTTCGGTGCGGGCTTCGCACTGAAGGCCCTGTGGTGGATCGCGGTGATCGTGCTGGTCGCGTGGCTGCTCGGCTTCGTGCTGCGCAGCGCGGACAGTGGCGGCCGTAGGGGCCGCTGGTATCGCTGGTAG
- a CDS encoding Gfo/Idh/MocA family protein, with product MSLSPTRRRVAVVGTGAIVGGSHLPALRAHSDRVELVAAVDVDQERLDAFRESAGEQVAGYTSVDAMLDAERPDLVLIGTPPSLHRDQTVAALKAGAWVLCEKPLTLSLAEYDEIAAAEEASGAYAAVVFQHRYGSGAVHARELITSGELGAPLVAHCQTTWHRDAAYYAVPWRGKWASEGGGPTMGHGIHQFDLLLHLLGEWEEIRAMAARLVHDTESEDVSTALVRFRSGALATVVNSVLSPDEVSRIRVDCADATVELTHLYGHSNDSWAYTPAPHVASERATAWRTPAADVPSSHTAQLGALLDAYDTGTRPPGSGRDARTTLEFAAALYKAAFTGRSVHAGEIVPGDPFYEAMHGEYPDWAPKERA from the coding sequence ATGTCCTTGTCCCCCACCCGCCGCCGTGTGGCCGTCGTCGGCACCGGAGCCATCGTCGGCGGTAGCCATCTGCCCGCGCTGCGGGCCCACTCCGACCGGGTGGAACTGGTGGCCGCCGTCGACGTGGATCAGGAGCGCCTCGACGCCTTCCGCGAGTCGGCCGGTGAGCAGGTCGCCGGGTACACCTCGGTGGACGCGATGCTGGACGCCGAACGCCCCGATCTGGTCCTCATCGGCACCCCGCCCTCCCTGCACCGCGACCAGACGGTGGCCGCGCTGAAGGCGGGCGCCTGGGTGCTGTGCGAGAAGCCGCTGACCCTGTCGCTCGCCGAGTACGACGAGATCGCCGCCGCCGAGGAGGCCTCCGGCGCGTACGCCGCGGTCGTCTTCCAGCACCGTTACGGATCCGGCGCCGTGCACGCCCGCGAGCTGATCACGAGCGGCGAGCTGGGAGCCCCGCTGGTCGCGCACTGCCAGACCACCTGGCACCGGGACGCCGCGTACTACGCGGTGCCGTGGCGCGGGAAGTGGGCCAGCGAGGGCGGCGGCCCGACCATGGGCCACGGCATCCACCAGTTCGACCTGCTGCTGCACCTGCTCGGGGAGTGGGAGGAAATCCGGGCCATGGCCGCGCGGCTGGTCCATGACACCGAGAGCGAGGACGTCTCCACCGCCCTGGTGCGTTTCAGGAGCGGCGCCCTCGCCACGGTCGTCAACAGCGTGCTGTCCCCGGACGAGGTGAGCCGTATCCGCGTCGACTGCGCGGACGCCACGGTCGAGCTCACCCACCTGTACGGCCACAGCAACGACAGCTGGGCCTACACCCCGGCCCCGCACGTCGCCTCCGAGCGGGCCACCGCCTGGCGCACCCCCGCGGCCGACGTGCCCAGCTCGCACACCGCCCAGCTGGGCGCCCTCCTCGACGCCTACGACACCGGCACCCGGCCCCCGGGCAGCGGCCGCGACGCCCGCACCACGCTGGAGTTCGCCGCCGCCCTGTACAAGGCGGCGTTCACCGGCCGCTCGGTGCACGCGGGGGAGATCGTCCCCGGAGACCCCTTCTACGAGGCCATGCACGGCGAGTACCCCGACTGGGCCCCCAAGGAGCGCGCATGA
- a CDS encoding carbohydrate ABC transporter permease, translated as MTTTAIPAEAKRAPAAAPKRRPKREREGAAWVFLSPWVLGAIVLTLLPMAVSLYLSFTDYDLFNPPKWVGLRNYVQMFTEDPRYWRSVVTTLTYVVVAVPLQLALALVVAMALKGMKRGKGFYRSAFYAPSLLGASMSIALVWRAIFNDGGTVDHLLGTGGWVNKPGWALLAVALLTVWQFGAPMVIFLAGLQQIPAELYEAAAVDGAGKWRQFVAVTVPMLSPVLFFNLVLQTIQAFQVFTPAFAVSAGKGGPADSTLVYTMYLYDRGFVASHMGYASAMAWVLLLVIGVVTAVLFRTSRSWVFYASEGDR; from the coding sequence ATGACCACCACCGCGATCCCCGCGGAGGCGAAACGCGCCCCCGCCGCCGCCCCGAAGCGCCGCCCCAAGCGTGAACGCGAGGGCGCCGCCTGGGTGTTCCTCTCGCCCTGGGTGCTCGGCGCGATCGTCCTGACACTGCTGCCGATGGCCGTGTCGCTGTACCTGTCGTTCACCGACTACGACCTGTTCAACCCGCCGAAATGGGTCGGCCTGCGCAACTACGTGCAGATGTTCACCGAGGACCCGCGCTACTGGCGCTCGGTCGTGACGACCCTGACCTATGTCGTCGTCGCCGTGCCCCTCCAGCTGGCCCTCGCCCTCGTCGTCGCCATGGCGCTGAAGGGCATGAAGCGTGGCAAGGGCTTTTACCGCTCCGCGTTCTACGCACCGTCCCTGCTCGGCGCGTCGATGTCCATCGCGCTCGTCTGGCGGGCGATCTTCAACGACGGCGGCACCGTGGACCACCTGCTCGGCACCGGCGGCTGGGTCAACAAGCCCGGCTGGGCACTGCTGGCCGTGGCCCTGCTGACGGTGTGGCAGTTCGGGGCGCCGATGGTCATCTTCCTCGCCGGGCTCCAGCAGATCCCCGCCGAACTGTACGAGGCGGCGGCGGTCGACGGAGCGGGGAAATGGCGGCAGTTCGTGGCCGTCACCGTGCCGATGCTGTCCCCGGTGCTGTTCTTCAACCTGGTCCTGCAGACCATTCAGGCCTTCCAGGTGTTCACCCCCGCCTTCGCGGTCAGCGCGGGCAAGGGCGGGCCTGCCGACTCCACCCTCGTCTACACCATGTACCTCTACGACCGCGGCTTCGTCGCCTCCCACATGGGCTACGCCTCCGCCATGGCCTGGGTGCTGCTCCTCGTGATCGGCGTCGTGACGGCGGTGCTGTTCCGCACCTCGCGCTCCTGGGTCTTCTACGCCTCCGAGGGGGACCGGTGA
- a CDS encoding cupin, whose translation MVSEPEPAGLAHPLPGAIGLSHLSAYDWEAADGVCGGSPHLHLVCTEAYVVTGGRGAVQTLSPDGYRDIPLEAGSLAWFTPGTVHRMVQGGDLRITVLMQNSGLPEAGDAVFTFPPEVLADPDRYAAAAALPPGTGPETAAAARRRRDLAVEGYLVLREALVAGDNGPYLEFQRAAARIVRDKVPTWQTLWREGALATARRTGAQLAALADGDPVHLGEATAHEAAPTRLGGFGMCGRRDEYTLPGTTLPYHAE comes from the coding sequence GTGGTGAGCGAACCCGAGCCGGCGGGTCTTGCGCACCCGCTGCCCGGCGCGATCGGCCTGTCCCACCTGAGCGCCTACGACTGGGAGGCCGCCGACGGCGTCTGCGGCGGCAGCCCGCACCTGCACCTGGTGTGCACGGAGGCGTACGTCGTCACCGGCGGCCGGGGCGCGGTCCAGACGCTGAGCCCCGACGGCTACCGGGACATCCCCCTCGAAGCCGGATCCCTCGCCTGGTTCACGCCGGGCACCGTGCACCGCATGGTGCAGGGCGGCGATCTGCGCATCACCGTCCTGATGCAGAACAGCGGCCTGCCCGAGGCCGGGGACGCCGTGTTCACCTTCCCGCCCGAGGTGCTCGCCGACCCCGACCGGTACGCCGCCGCCGCGGCCCTGCCGCCCGGCACCGGACCGGAGACGGCGGCTGCCGCCCGGCGCCGCAGGGACCTCGCCGTCGAGGGCTACCTCGTCCTGCGCGAGGCCCTCGTCGCCGGCGACAACGGCCCGTACCTGGAGTTCCAGCGGGCCGCCGCCCGGATCGTGCGCGACAAGGTGCCCACCTGGCAGACCCTGTGGCGGGAGGGCGCCCTGGCCACCGCGCGGCGCACCGGCGCCCAGCTCGCCGCCCTGGCCGACGGCGATCCCGTCCACCTCGGCGAAGCCACCGCCCACGAGGCCGCGCCCACCCGGCTCGGCGGCTTCGGCATGTGCGGCCGGCGCGACGAGTACACGCTGCCCGGCACCACGCTGCCGTACCACGCGGAGTAG
- a CDS encoding PmoA family protein has product MTIRVTHTHGEDIAVTAANGTEILRYVYRPDPDPFESRKPYAHPVRTLSGRTVTGYRPNDHRWHKGLQMTASHLSGQNFWGGNCYVHGQGYLPLPERVGSMRHDGFPDFTVEDDRLSVTENLTWIENGGEEWAREVRGLTVHSVDEEAGSWALDWSIRLTNTRSEPLAFGSPTTAGREMAGYTGLQWRGPRDFTGGTVFAPDTDADAGKLMGTQGPWLAFTTEHDDVDGHSTLVFAHAPENLDETSPVHESHWFVRSEPFPTVAFSWAFFEEFELPPGESFGYRYRIVVADGAWDRDRVGAHLKGLTW; this is encoded by the coding sequence ATGACCATCCGCGTCACCCACACGCACGGCGAGGACATCGCCGTCACTGCGGCGAACGGCACGGAGATCCTCCGCTACGTCTACCGCCCCGACCCGGACCCCTTCGAGTCCCGCAAGCCCTACGCCCACCCCGTGCGCACGCTCTCGGGCCGCACGGTCACCGGCTACCGCCCGAACGACCACCGCTGGCACAAGGGCCTGCAGATGACCGCGAGCCATCTGTCCGGCCAAAACTTCTGGGGCGGCAACTGCTACGTCCACGGCCAGGGCTACCTGCCCCTGCCCGAGCGCGTCGGCTCGATGCGGCACGACGGCTTCCCGGACTTCACCGTCGAGGACGACCGCCTCAGCGTCACCGAGAACCTCACCTGGATCGAGAACGGCGGCGAGGAGTGGGCGCGCGAGGTGCGCGGCCTGACCGTCCACTCGGTGGACGAGGAGGCCGGTTCCTGGGCGCTGGACTGGTCGATCCGCCTCACCAACACCCGTTCCGAACCACTGGCCTTCGGCTCCCCGACCACCGCGGGACGTGAGATGGCCGGCTACACCGGACTCCAGTGGCGCGGCCCGCGCGACTTCACCGGCGGCACGGTCTTCGCCCCGGACACCGACGCCGACGCGGGCAAGCTGATGGGCACCCAGGGCCCCTGGCTCGCCTTCACCACCGAGCACGACGACGTCGACGGCCACTCCACCCTGGTCTTCGCGCACGCGCCCGAGAACCTCGACGAGACGTCCCCCGTCCACGAGTCGCACTGGTTCGTCCGCTCCGAGCCCTTCCCGACGGTCGCGTTCTCCTGGGCGTTCTTCGAGGAGTTCGAGCTGCCGCCGGGCGAGTCCTTCGGGTACCGGTACCGCATCGTCGTCGCCGACGGCGCCTGGGACCGAGACCGGGTCGGTGCGCACCTGAAGGGCCTGACGTGGTGA
- a CDS encoding alpha/beta hydrolase, with product MSLPAHRRDVRDRKDTHVLPSSSGTATRATLALTAAALVFTALPATAEAASDPLTRYHRQHLTWKSCVLGPDDTTGEELEQAGARCADVTVPLDYSAPGGRTITVAISRISATDAGRRVGPLLLNGGGPGGPSLSDPPWVSGAMRDVAARYDVVGVDPRFIGRSTPLDCRWPTGSAWRGAGEDRAAFDRMAAFSKGLADRCRTHAGDTLPHATTRNTARDMDVVRAALGERRISYLGYSYGSYLGEVYASMFPGRTDRVVLDGVIDPDRYSARLLRGTEGANRHALRGWASWAAARDATYGLGRTRGEVLATVERVRVAAARTPLRLGGHRLDEHVMPIVVLNGLSQHNDTAYADFAQGVRDMLRASRGQRVPPSPWLAGVLEFVLTGTDSPYGSAQTAIVCGDNAAPRDPEVYWRDVQRTRAGEPLFAPVTDNLGPCAFWDRPRERPTRIRGDLPALLVNATGDPRTHYDAAEAVRDMWPSSRLITLKGADQHAVYGVYGSACVDDAVNAYLATGRLPARDIGCAATDRP from the coding sequence ATGTCCCTGCCAGCCCATCGAAGGGACGTCCGCGACAGAAAGGACACCCACGTGTTACCCAGCTCCTCGGGAACCGCGACACGAGCCACCCTCGCCCTGACGGCCGCCGCCCTCGTCTTCACGGCACTGCCCGCCACGGCCGAGGCGGCCTCGGACCCTCTCACCCGCTATCACCGGCAGCACCTCACCTGGAAGAGCTGCGTGCTCGGGCCGGACGACACGACCGGCGAGGAACTGGAGCAGGCGGGCGCCCGCTGCGCCGACGTGACCGTACCGCTGGACTACTCCGCCCCCGGCGGCCGGACGATCACCGTCGCGATCTCCCGGATCAGCGCCACCGACGCCGGCCGCCGCGTCGGCCCCCTGCTCCTCAACGGCGGCGGTCCCGGCGGGCCTTCCCTCAGCGACCCGCCCTGGGTGAGCGGGGCGATGAGGGACGTCGCCGCGCGGTACGACGTGGTGGGTGTGGACCCCCGTTTCATCGGCCGCAGCACCCCGCTGGACTGCCGCTGGCCGACCGGCTCGGCCTGGCGCGGAGCGGGTGAGGACCGGGCCGCCTTCGACCGTATGGCGGCGTTCTCCAAGGGCCTCGCCGACCGGTGCCGCACCCACGCGGGGGACACGCTCCCCCACGCCACCACGCGCAACACCGCGCGCGACATGGACGTCGTCCGGGCCGCGCTCGGCGAGCGGCGGATCTCCTACCTGGGCTACTCCTACGGCAGTTACCTCGGCGAGGTGTACGCCTCGATGTTCCCGGGCCGCACGGACCGGGTCGTCCTGGACGGTGTGATCGACCCGGACCGCTACAGTGCCCGGCTGCTGCGGGGCACCGAGGGGGCCAACCGCCACGCCCTGCGGGGATGGGCCTCCTGGGCCGCCGCCCGTGACGCGACCTACGGACTGGGCCGTACGCGGGGCGAGGTGCTGGCCACCGTGGAGCGCGTCCGGGTCGCCGCCGCCCGCACGCCGCTGCGGCTCGGCGGCCACCGGCTGGACGAGCACGTGATGCCGATCGTCGTCCTCAACGGCCTCTCGCAGCACAACGACACCGCCTACGCAGACTTCGCCCAGGGCGTGCGGGACATGCTGCGGGCCTCGCGGGGGCAGCGGGTGCCGCCGTCCCCGTGGCTCGCCGGAGTGCTCGAGTTCGTACTCACGGGCACCGACTCCCCCTACGGCAGTGCGCAGACGGCGATCGTGTGCGGCGACAACGCCGCGCCACGCGATCCCGAGGTCTACTGGCGCGACGTCCAGCGCACCCGCGCCGGGGAGCCGCTGTTCGCGCCCGTCACGGACAACCTCGGCCCGTGCGCGTTCTGGGACCGGCCGCGCGAGCGTCCGACCAGGATCCGGGGCGACCTGCCGGCCCTGCTGGTGAACGCCACCGGGGATCCGCGCACCCACTACGACGCTGCCGAGGCCGTGAGGGACATGTGGCCCTCCTCGCGCCTGATCACCCTGAAGGGGGCCGATCAGCACGCGGTGTACGGCGTCTACGGGTCCGCGTGCGTCGACGACGCGGTGAACGCGTACCTCGCGACGGGGCGCCTGCCGGCGCGGGACATCGGCTGCGCGGCGACCGACAGGCCCTAG
- a CDS encoding CASTOR/POLLUX-related putative ion channel: MAQRRAPLGDRARYWFDSTLARGASAIVGWMALLCLAVVVPASAVVVWTDPDAPQSLPDRLAAVWHLTGQTLRLGGATGTPLRVTMSVLLALVALLYVSTLVGLITTALTERLTALRRGRSTVLEQGHVVVLGWSEQVFTVVSELVAANANQRRAAVAVLADRDKTAMEEALSTKVGPVGRTRLICRSGPTTDPAVLTLTSPATAGVVLVLPRDEPDADAEVVKTLLALRAALPGEGARPPVVAAVRDDRYRLAASLAAGPGGVVLESDTVTARLIVQAARRPGLSLVHQELLDFAGDEFYLVAEPTLTGRPFGDALLSYPTSSVVGIVRGDTPVLNPPPHTPLAEDDLLVVISRDDDTVWPADCADSVEKAAMASGPATPARPERVLLLGWNRRAPLMVDQLRRRARPGSAVDVVADADEVTVRQVSEAGERHGTDLALTLHPGDVTRPETLQGLDVHSYDSVIVLGQDPAPGQPPDEPDNRTLVTLLLLRRLEEASGRELPVVTELVDDRNRALAPLGPGADVIISGKLIGLLMAQISQNRHLAAVFEELFSADGTGIRLRPAGDYVLPGCETTFATVVAAARQRGECAIGYRSHEDASTSPGYGVRINPPKAGRRRWTAGDEVIVVGED; the protein is encoded by the coding sequence GTGGCGCAGCGTCGCGCTCCGTTGGGTGACCGGGCCCGTTACTGGTTCGACAGCACGCTGGCCCGTGGCGCCTCGGCGATCGTCGGCTGGATGGCGCTGCTGTGCCTGGCCGTCGTCGTCCCGGCCAGCGCGGTGGTGGTGTGGACCGACCCCGACGCGCCGCAGTCGCTGCCGGACCGGCTGGCGGCGGTGTGGCACCTCACCGGCCAGACCCTGCGGCTGGGCGGCGCCACGGGTACACCGCTGCGCGTGACCATGTCGGTGCTGCTCGCCCTGGTCGCCCTGCTGTACGTCTCGACGCTCGTCGGCCTGATCACGACGGCGCTCACGGAGCGGCTCACCGCGTTGCGACGGGGCCGTTCCACCGTGCTCGAACAGGGACACGTCGTGGTCCTGGGGTGGTCGGAGCAGGTCTTCACAGTGGTGAGCGAACTGGTGGCAGCCAACGCCAACCAGCGGCGTGCTGCGGTGGCGGTACTGGCCGACCGGGACAAGACCGCCATGGAGGAGGCCCTGAGCACCAAGGTGGGTCCCGTGGGCCGTACGCGGCTGATCTGCCGCAGCGGCCCCACCACCGACCCGGCGGTGCTCACCCTGACCAGCCCGGCGACCGCCGGAGTCGTGCTGGTCCTGCCACGCGACGAGCCCGACGCCGATGCCGAGGTGGTCAAGACGCTGCTGGCGCTGCGGGCGGCCCTGCCGGGGGAGGGGGCCCGCCCTCCCGTCGTCGCCGCCGTCCGGGACGACCGTTACCGTCTGGCCGCGTCTCTCGCCGCCGGACCGGGCGGCGTGGTCCTGGAGAGCGACACCGTCACCGCCCGGCTGATCGTCCAGGCCGCCCGCCGCCCCGGGCTCTCCCTCGTCCACCAGGAGCTCCTCGACTTCGCCGGCGACGAGTTCTACCTGGTCGCCGAACCGACCCTGACCGGACGCCCGTTCGGCGACGCGCTGCTGTCCTACCCGACGTCGAGCGTCGTCGGGATCGTACGCGGCGACACCCCTGTGCTGAACCCGCCACCGCACACGCCCCTCGCCGAGGACGATCTGCTCGTCGTCATCTCCCGCGACGACGACACGGTCTGGCCGGCCGACTGCGCGGACTCGGTCGAGAAGGCGGCGATGGCGTCCGGCCCCGCGACGCCCGCACGGCCGGAGCGGGTCCTGCTGCTGGGCTGGAACCGGCGAGCGCCGCTCATGGTCGACCAGCTGCGCCGCCGCGCCCGGCCGGGATCAGCCGTCGACGTGGTCGCGGACGCCGACGAGGTGACGGTCCGGCAGGTGAGCGAGGCCGGCGAGCGCCACGGCACCGATCTGGCCCTGACCCTGCACCCCGGTGACGTCACCCGTCCGGAGACCCTGCAGGGTCTGGACGTGCACTCCTACGACAGTGTGATCGTGCTCGGCCAGGACCCCGCTCCCGGGCAGCCGCCGGACGAACCCGACAACCGCACGCTCGTCACGCTCCTGCTGCTGCGCCGGCTGGAGGAAGCCTCCGGGCGCGAACTCCCCGTCGTCACCGAACTGGTCGACGACCGCAACCGGGCACTGGCCCCCCTGGGCCCCGGCGCCGACGTGATCATCAGCGGCAAGCTCATCGGCCTGCTCATGGCGCAGATCTCCCAGAACCGGCACCTCGCGGCGGTGTTCGAGGAGCTGTTCTCCGCCGACGGCACCGGCATCCGCCTGCGGCCGGCCGGCGACTACGTGCTGCCCGGGTGTGAGACGACCTTCGCCACCGTCGTGGCCGCGGCACGTCAGCGCGGCGAATGCGCCATCGGCTACCGGAGCCACGAGGACGCGTCGACGAGTCCGGGCTACGGCGTTCGGATCAACCCGCCCAAGGCCGGGCGACGCCGCTGGACGGCCGGGGACGAGGTGATCGTCGTCGGCGAGGACTGA
- a CDS encoding hemerythrin domain-containing protein, with protein sequence MADTKDVVELILQDHRRMEDLFRRMRSVEDDRAGALKEFADLLIAHAQAEEAKVYPALKRYKNIDDEEVEHGEHEHDEGNEALLELLQVEEVGSEEWDSKLEELVEAVTHHADEEERTILNGARENVAMDRREELGLAFAQERERQLKSGCGSVENVRKIVES encoded by the coding sequence ATGGCCGATACGAAAGACGTCGTAGAACTCATTCTTCAGGACCACCGGCGCATGGAAGACCTCTTCCGTCGGATGCGGAGCGTCGAGGACGACCGGGCGGGCGCGTTGAAGGAGTTCGCGGACCTGCTGATCGCGCACGCGCAGGCCGAGGAGGCCAAGGTCTACCCGGCGCTGAAGCGGTACAAGAACATCGACGACGAAGAGGTCGAGCACGGCGAGCACGAGCACGACGAGGGCAACGAGGCCCTCCTGGAGCTCCTCCAGGTCGAGGAGGTCGGCTCCGAGGAGTGGGACTCGAAGCTCGAGGAGCTGGTGGAGGCCGTCACCCACCACGCCGACGAGGAGGAGCGCACCATCCTCAACGGCGCGCGGGAGAACGTGGCCATGGACCGGCGGGAAGAGCTCGGCCTTGCGTTCGCACAGGAGCGTGAGCGTCAGCTGAAGTCCGGCTGCGGCTCCGTGGAGAACGTACGCAAGATCGTCGAGTCCTGA
- a CDS encoding carbohydrate ABC transporter permease: protein MTSTTAARKPVRWGRVALHAGCLAALLVMLYPLAWLLATSLKPADEVIASLNLLPSHLEWSNYKTALDGVNDVSIWRLLGNSLLIAGGAVLGNVISCSLAAYAFARLRFRLRGPLFAFMIATIMLPHHAVLIPQYIIFNQLGLVNTYWPLILPKFLATEAFFVFLIVQFMRGLPRELEEAARIDGCGPFRSFFQVVLPLTRPALITTAIFTFIWTWNDFFTQLIYLFDPDKFTITLALRSFVDASSTSAFGPMFALSVIALLPIVLFFLAFQRFLVEGMASSGLKG from the coding sequence GTGACCTCTACGACCGCTGCCCGCAAGCCCGTCCGGTGGGGCCGCGTCGCCCTGCACGCGGGCTGCCTGGCCGCCCTGCTGGTCATGCTGTACCCCCTGGCCTGGCTGCTGGCCACCTCGCTCAAGCCCGCCGACGAGGTCATCGCCAGCCTGAACCTGCTGCCCAGCCACCTGGAATGGTCCAACTACAAGACCGCCCTGGACGGCGTCAACGACGTCTCCATCTGGCGGCTGCTCGGCAACTCCCTGCTGATCGCGGGCGGCGCGGTCCTCGGCAACGTCATCAGCTGCTCGCTCGCCGCCTACGCCTTCGCGCGGCTGCGGTTCCGGCTGCGCGGGCCGCTGTTCGCCTTCATGATCGCCACGATCATGCTGCCGCACCACGCGGTGCTGATCCCGCAGTACATCATCTTCAACCAGCTCGGCCTGGTGAACACCTACTGGCCGCTGATCCTGCCGAAGTTCCTCGCCACCGAGGCGTTCTTCGTGTTCCTCATCGTGCAGTTCATGCGCGGCCTGCCGCGCGAACTGGAGGAGGCGGCCAGGATCGACGGCTGCGGCCCGTTCCGCAGCTTCTTCCAGGTCGTGCTGCCGCTCACCCGGCCGGCCCTGATCACCACCGCCATCTTCACCTTCATCTGGACCTGGAACGACTTCTTCACGCAGCTCATCTACCTCTTCGACCCGGACAAGTTCACCATCACCCTGGCGCTGCGCTCCTTCGTGGACGCCTCCAGCACCTCCGCGTTCGGCCCGATGTTCGCCCTGTCGGTGATCGCGCTGCTGCCGATCGTGCTGTTCTTCCTCGCCTTCCAGCGGTTCCTGGTGGAGGGCATGGCCAGCTCCGGACTCAAGGGGTGA